cgggttgaggtcagttataccaaggttcttgtttttgtcgtaaacaacgggtcgagggttcgtcaatcaaatctgatcgtggaacgatcttgggttcctttagttgtcgggtctcgtcattcttggcgggaatcgcatcatttggtatcagagcatcaggcttcaaatcgggtttatcctatccttttttgtttcaatttgctgagtttcgcttcgtcgaaattgttctttgtggattattaGTAGAAAAAAagggctgaaaaaaaaaatttcggctgaaaaaaaaaatatacaaagctgaaaaaaaaagagctgaaaaaaaaatcggccaaaaaaaatactgagctgagaaaaaaaaaagatcgaaagaaaagaaagaagacatcgttgtaaatttgatccaaattttttacatcaaaccattctaaagttgttatttctcgttctttgtaatctgcattgattctaatcccataatttcatataacattctggtttatttaatccttcatagtagttgccttttctcttgcttcttttcttcctgaaatttcctttgatcattaattttccttgatgagttcttggtgaattgttgctggaaaatttggagttgtttgtttagttccaaaggaactgaaagagaattgtcgagtggaaaaaggcaagagcggtgagaatattagagggttaaaagccacatattttgttgagtgaaaacacgagtgtagagtgattcacattcttgagtgtaaacacgtaagggggcgaattgtgaggtccattctttctaactttattttgcagcaatcatgtctcacaatagtgctaagagtattcccgaaggtgcaacggaattggctgattcgaaaatacttttagaggccatgatgagtgagatgaggcgtgtgatgcggttggagtttgagcaggttcatgaacggatagatctgatagagaataaacgtgtggagcagccacgaaacgctcctaatgcacgtaggagggaaagagttcaaccgagggaagtgagggttgaagatgaagagatttatggggctggttttgatgaagatgatcgagattcggttgttagtaataggagacatggagggcggtttagagaagataggaatcgggaagattataacttgggtagtattaagatgaaaatcccatcgttccaaggaaagagtgatcccgaagcataccttgagtgggagaaaaaggtggagtttgtatttgattgttatagttattccgagctgaagaaagtcaaagtggcagcaattgaattctcggattatgcaattgtttggtgggatcaattgatgataaataggcgaagaaatagagagccacctatagctacgtgggaggaaatgaaaagggtgatgaggaagcgatttgttcctagttattactaccgggagctgtataataagttacaaagtcttaggcaaggtaaccggagtgtagaggaatattttaaggagatggaagtggccatgattagagctaacatagaggaggatcgagaggctactatggcaagatttttggctggattgaaccgagaaattcaaaatgccgtggaattacaacattatgtggagttggaggatatggtgcacatggccatcaagattgagaaccagttcaagaggagaggcaatacacgtgcaagccaaagtccaagcacatccacttggaaaccgaatcagtcgaagaaagatgagaagcaatccacgtcgatgttgaaaaccgagcaaaagcgagaagcaaccagccatgttcctcaaggtaaaaccgacatttctacctccaggaatcttgacattaagtgttttaaatgccaaggcaggggacacatagcaagtcaatgcccaaacaagcgggtcatgctgatgcgagacaatggtgacattgtgaccgacactgaagattccgacaccgatgacatgcccccattggaggacgttcccgaagaggaatatttagctccagatgcattgacattggtggcaaggagagcattaagcttgcaaacaaaaggagttgaagaagtgcagcgggagaacatctttcacactaggtgctacatcaaagacaaggtatgtagtgtgattattgatggtggtagttgtactaatgtcgcaagtgcaacaatggtggaaaaattaagactgcccatggtgaagcaccctaggccgtacaagctgcaatggttgaatgatagtggtgagataagggtgaacaagcaggtgttagttgcatttcgaatcggtaaatacgaagatgaagtgttgtgtgatgtagtaccgatgcaagcaggacacttgttgctagggcgtccatggcaatttgatagacgagtgaagcatgatggctttacgaacaaatactcctttgtacttaatcagcgatcaatcactcttgtaccattgactccgcagcaagtatatgaggatcaagtgagattgcaaaaagagagtgatcaaaagaaagagagtgaacagaagaaaaagagtgaaaatcagagagaggccgagaaaaagaaaatcaaaattcggccattgagagaaaatcagagagaaaacaaaagaatttttatgcaaacatgggagaaattaggcaagcaatgtttttaaatcagccgatgattgtacttttgtacaaagaggcatttttcaatactaacgaacttgatatctctcttcctagttctgttgtttctcttttgcaggagtatgaggatgtctttcccgaggaaacaccacatggcttacctccaatccgagggattgaacatcaaattgattttgttcccggtgcgacaattccaaaccgaccagcctataggagcaatcctgaggagacaaaggagcttcaacggcaggtaaaggagttgttagagaaagggtacgtgggggagagcttgagcccatgcgctgttccagtaatacttgtacctaagaaggatgggacgtggagaatgtgcattgattgccgagcaatcaacaacataacggtaaagtatcgtcatcctattcctcgcttagatgatatgttagatgagttacatggttcttgtgtattttctaaaattgatttaaaagtggttatcatcagattagaatgaaagaaggagatgaatggaaaactgcctttaaaacaaaatacggtttgtacgaatggttagttatgcctttcggtttgactaatgctccaagcacttttatgagacttatgaatcatgttttgcgtgcatttataggtagatttgtggttgtctactttgatgatatactagtttacagcaaaaacttagatgatcataaggtacatttgaaatctgtcttagatgtgcttaggaaggaaaagttatttgctaatatgaagaagtgtactttttgcaccgataagcttgtttttttgggatttgttgttagtgcacaaggtatacaggttgatgaggagaaggtacgtgcaatccaagagtggcctagtcccacaagtgtaagtaatgttcgtagttttc
The sequence above is a segment of the Punica granatum isolate Tunisia-2019 unplaced genomic scaffold, ASM765513v2 Contig00542, whole genome shotgun sequence genome. Coding sequences within it:
- the LOC116191012 gene encoding uncharacterized protein LOC116191012, producing the protein DRNREDYNLGSIKMKIPSFHSYSELKKVKVAAIEFSDYAIVWWDQLMINRRRNREPPIATWEEMKRVMRKRFVPSYYYRELYNKLQSLRQGNRSVEEYFKEMEVAMIRANIEEDREATMARFLAGLNREIQNAVELQHYVELEDMVHMAIKIENQFKRRGNTRASQSPSTSTWKPNQSKKDEKQSTSMLKTEQKREATSHVPQGKTDISTSRNLDIKCFKCQGRGHIASQCPNKRVMLMRDNGDIVTDTEDSDTDDMPPLEDVPEEEYLAPDALTLVARRALSLQTKGVEEVQRENIFHTRCYIKDKVCSVIIDGGSCTNVASATMVEKLRLPMVKHPRPYKLQWLNDSGEIRVNKQVLVAFRIGKYEDEVLCDVVPMQAGHLLLGRPWQFDRREYEDVFPEETPHGLPPIRGIEHQIDFVPGATIPNRPAYRSNPEETKELQRQVKELLEKGYVGESLSPCAVPVILVPKKDGTWRFVVSAQGIQVDEEKVRAIQEWPSPTSVSNVRSFHGLASFYRRFVKDFSSIAAPLTEVIKKNVGFRWGEEQEKAFQLIKEKLTNAPLLSLPNFSKTFEIECDASGVGIGAVLMQEGRPIAYFSEKLSGAALNYPTYDKELYALVRALETWQHYLWPKEFVIHTDHESLKHLKGQHKLNKRHARWVEFIETFPYVIRYKQGKENVVADALSRRHDDFLFRENKLCVPNCSLRELLVQESHGGGLMGHFGVAKTLAILQEHFYWPHMKRDVERICGRCITCRQAKSRVQPNGLYTPLPIPSEPWIDISTDFVLGLPRTKRGRDSIFVVVDRFSKMAHFIPCHKTDDASHVADLFFREIVRLHGMPRTIVSDRDAKFLSYFWKTLWCKLGTKLLFSTTCHPQTDGQTEVVNRTLSTLLRAIIKKNIKTWEECLPHVEFAYNRSVHSATKFSPFEVVYGFNPLTPLDLSPLPLIWLHMRKERFPAQRRSKLLPRGDGPFQVLERINDNAYKL